The sequence GACAAGGGAATCCAATACAACAATGAAAAAACCCTGCATATGCTTCATATCGATGAAGGAGAGAACCCTGTTTCTATCCAACTTTTTGGTAGCGATGAAGATAGCCTAGCACGCGCAGCAGAATTCATCCAAGAAAATACTAAGACCGATATCGTCGATATCAACATGGGCTGCCCAGTTAACAAAATCGTGAAGAACGAGGCTGGTGCTATGTGGCTCAAGGACCCAGACAAGATCTACTCTATCATCAACAAGGTCCAATCTGTCCTTGATATCCCCCTCACTGTCAAAATGCGTACTGGCTGGTCTGATCCATCCCTAGCCGTGGAGAATGCCCTCGCTGCTGAAGCTGCTGGTGTCTCTGCCCTCGCTATGCACGGTCGTACACGTGAGCAAATGTATACTGGTCATGCTGACCTCGAGACCCTTCACAAGGTTGCTCAAGCTTTGACCAAGATTCCATTTATCGCAAATGGTGACATCCGTACGGTCCAAGAAGCCAAACAGCGTATCGAAGAAGTCGGGGCTGACGCTGTCATGATTGGTCGCGCAGCCATGGGAAATCCCTATCTCTTCAATCAAATCAACCACTACTTTGAAACAGGAGAAATTCTCCCTGACTTGACATTTGAAGACAAGATGAAAATCGCCTACGAGCACTTGAAACGCTTGATTAACCTCAAAGGAGAAAACGTAGCCGTTCGTGAATTCCGCGGCCTCGCTCCGCACTATCTCCGGGGAACATCTGGTGCTGCCAAACTTCGTGGAGCTATTTCACAAGCTAGCACCCTAGCAGAGATTGAAGCCCTCTTGCAATTAGACAAAGCATAATATACAAAAAACCGTAACTCGCTTGAGTTTACGGTTTTTTTATCCTAGGAAATCCTAGATACCATTATTGAATCAAGGCAACACTCGAAACTTTACCATCCGCACCTGTTGTAATTTGGATGATTTTTCCTCCACCGATTTTGGCATTATACTTGCCATCATCAAGAGTATAAGAGTAGCCTCTGATAGAATAGTTTTCTTTCTTTCCATCTGCAGTTTCTACTGTAAACTGGCCCCCTGATGAAACCGTAATAGTTTCGCCATTTGCTCCCTTCCAGTTGCCTGCAGCTGCTGAGAAATCACCATCGACCATGGTTAAAACACCCTTGTAGCGTTTGTTGTGTTCTGCTTGCTTGTCTTGAAGTTTGCGGTCAGTTGTTGGATCATAGCCTGACTGGTTAGACTGGGCTTGAGAACCTTGCTGGGTTGACGGAGCCTGAGAAGGGGCTGGTTGACTAGGAGTTGCTTGTTCTTGTCTTGATTCAGGGGCTGGTTTCGCTTGTGACTGATCTGCTGTTGTAGAAGACTGACCTGAAGATGCCTGAGCCTTTTCAGATGAAGCTGAGCTTGAAGATTTTTGAGTCTTGCTTTCTTTGTTAGAAGAAGCTGCTTTAGAACTTGATGATTGGCTTGTCTTTGCAGAGCTGCTGGTTTGAGTGGTTTCGTTTTTATTTCCACAAGCTCCCAGTAGCAAGGTAGAAGCCAATACAGTCGCTGCCATCAATTTGATATAGGTTTTCTTTTTCATTTTTCTACTCCTTTGTAACATTATTGAAATGTTAAGAAATCTTTTTGTAATATAATTGTAACATTGGACTCTGAATCTGTCAACTATTTAGAGAAACTATTTTAAAAATTATTCTCTCTACTATCTCTATTCGTAATCGAAACGAAAAAATAGGAAAATTTCCTAGATTAGAGTCCTATTTTTTGCACCTCTCCTATGTAGTCGCTTGCATTGTGTTAGACAAAGGAATATAATAACATTGAAATAGAATACAGGAGGTATGCTCTTATGCTAAATAAGTATTACAAGTATCTTCCTTGGTTGATTTTGGGAGCTATTGGCTCTTATCAATCAGCCACTTACTATGCGCGAACTGCATTTGATGTCTTCTATCTGACTGCAATCTTTATGATTGTCTACATCGCTTTGTTATTTTTGCATGAGAACTATCTCAAGTATCGATACAAAGACTTCTTTACTCACATATTGAGTAATCCTAAGAAAGATAGCCATCCCTAATACAGTCGCAATAGAAAGCCATCTCATGATGGTAGATAAAGAGGTCGGGATTTTGGTCCCGACCTCTTTATTTCAATCGATAGGTTTTTCTTGGTTTCTTTTTGGGCACTCGTTTGAGTCCGACTTCTTCTACATATTCGCCGTATTTTACGAGAAAGTTATTGCTGACGATGGGCCGACCTGGGTTGATGAGATTGACCAGTTCAGTTCCTTCGTAGACAGTGAACTCCTCTTCCAGCAGATAAAGGAAGGTCGGATTCCAGTCGAGACGGCCTTGGATTCGTTTGATGGATTCTTGGATAATGGCATAATGATCAAAGGCGAAGGCTCTCTCCTCCAACTCTACTCCCTCTAAGAAGCACTTGCCCGTCCGAAAATCCACATCTACAAAAACCACATCCTTAGCATCGTCTCCAGCCTGAACGAGGCCTAGGGCGCGACTAGGAAGATACACCAAGTGGGCAATGGTCACGGTCCAGCCCCGTGGATCACGACCGGGGGTCGATACGGTCATCAATTGCTCGATTTTTTCCAAAGGTAGATCGAGATTGACTTCTTCTCTCACCTCGCGTTGACAGGCATGCGCAGCATCCTCTCCCTTATCCATAAAGCCTCCAACCAGAGCCAAACAGTTTTGATAAGGGTGGGCCTTGCGACGGATTAGTAAGAGCTTGATCTTTCCTTCGACAAAGCAGTAGGCTACCATATCCACTGTCACACTTGGTTTTTCATATTGAGGGAGTTCCTGCTTGTAGTACCAGTCTAAAAACTCCTCCTGACTGGCATGGATTTCATAATATTCTTTTTCCGTCATCCCTTCTGGAATCTTTATGTCTGCCATCTTATGCCTCCTTTCGAACTGCCTTGGTCCATTGGTACCAACCCACTAGACTGTTGAGTGTGTAAACCCAGTACATCCCTTGGATGTGGATATTTTCACCCCACCAGAGATAAATACTAAAGAGATTGGTTGCAATCCAGAAAATCCATTGCTCGCGGTAAAGACGTGTCATCAAGAGCTGACCAACACCATTGGTCGCATCGGTAACACTATCACGGAAAGGGCGAGCACTATTGATACTTTGGTAAGCCAAGCCCATACCAATCCAGATAATGGCAGTCAAGGCTAAGTACTTGAGCCAGTCAAGAACAGATAATTTCTTAGCTTCAAAGTGGGATTCTTCTGGTTTTCCTTGGTCGTTGATACGATTGGACAACCAAGCATAGAGACCAATCGGCTGCATGACAAAGAAGTAAACAGTCGTCAAGACTTCGCCATAAAAAGTCGCATTCATGGCCAAAATCAAATAGATAGCCGAGTTAATAGCCCCAAAGAGATAATTGCTTGCACGCCCTTCTGCTACCAAGATGACACAGACAATCCCAGTCCAAGATGCAAACAAGCTCAACCAGTCATGGCTTTCCGTATTTTGAGTGAATTCCAAGATCAAGGGAACACTTGACAAGGCGATGAGATACAACCACTGGAAAAGACTACGGCCGACAAAGAGATCTTTCCATAGCAGGCGCATGATTCCTGCAAAACCGATCTTGCGAGCTTCAGCATGGACATTTTTAAAGTTTTCGATAAATTGTGTGATTTTTTCAGTTAGTTTTTTCATATTTTTCTCCTAATCTGCTTGGTAAATGGCATCAATAGCCACTTTGGCTGCTTCATAATTGCCTAGATAATCCTCTGCTAGATAAACTAGTGGAATGTTGGTTAAGTATCGCTCCCTCATCTGATCCAAATGCTGGGAAAAA comes from Streptococcus oralis and encodes:
- the dusB gene encoding tRNA dihydrouridine synthase DusB, which produces MTNLNTPFMIGNVEIPNRTVLAPMAGVTNSAFRTIAKELGAGLVVMEMVSDKGIQYNNEKTLHMLHIDEGENPVSIQLFGSDEDSLARAAEFIQENTKTDIVDINMGCPVNKIVKNEAGAMWLKDPDKIYSIINKVQSVLDIPLTVKMRTGWSDPSLAVENALAAEAAGVSALAMHGRTREQMYTGHADLETLHKVAQALTKIPFIANGDIRTVQEAKQRIEEVGADAVMIGRAAMGNPYLFNQINHYFETGEILPDLTFEDKMKIAYEHLKRLINLKGENVAVREFRGLAPHYLRGTSGAAKLRGAISQASTLAEIEALLQLDKA
- a CDS encoding NUDIX domain-containing protein: MADIKIPEGMTEKEYYEIHASQEEFLDWYYKQELPQYEKPSVTVDMVAYCFVEGKIKLLLIRRKAHPYQNCLALVGGFMDKGEDAAHACQREVREEVNLDLPLEKIEQLMTVSTPGRDPRGWTVTIAHLVYLPSRALGLVQAGDDAKDVVFVDVDFRTGKCFLEGVELEERAFAFDHYAIIQESIKRIQGRLDWNPTFLYLLEEEFTVYEGTELVNLINPGRPIVSNNFLVKYGEYVEEVGLKRVPKKKPRKTYRLK
- the pnuC gene encoding nicotinamide riboside transporter PnuC translates to MKKLTEKITQFIENFKNVHAEARKIGFAGIMRLLWKDLFVGRSLFQWLYLIALSSVPLILEFTQNTESHDWLSLFASWTGIVCVILVAEGRASNYLFGAINSAIYLILAMNATFYGEVLTTVYFFVMQPIGLYAWLSNRINDQGKPEESHFEAKKLSVLDWLKYLALTAIIWIGMGLAYQSINSARPFRDSVTDATNGVGQLLMTRLYREQWIFWIATNLFSIYLWWGENIHIQGMYWVYTLNSLVGWYQWTKAVRKEA